A single region of the Leptolyngbya subtilissima AS-A7 genome encodes:
- a CDS encoding ribonuclease J — MTSKSANTALKIIPLGGLHEIGKNTCVFEINDEIMLLDAGLAFPTDGMHGVNIVLPDVTYLRENRHKIKGMIVTHGHEDHIGGIAFHLKQFDIPVIYGPRLAMALLEGKLEEAGMSDRTELRPVRPRETVRVGNSFLVEYIRNTHSIADSCSVIIHTPVGIVIHTGDFKFDHTPVDGETFDIQKLAEAGEKGVLCLVSDSTNSEVPGHTPSERSVFPNLDREFGKAKGRLMVTTFSSSVHRVNMILELAQKHNRKVFVVGRSMLNVIAHARDLGYIKCPESLFLPLKSLGHTADENVLILTTGSQGEPLAALTRIAEDSHRQIKIKQGDTVVFSANPIPGNTISVVNTIDKLMMRGATVVYGKDKGIHVSGHGAQEDQKLMLALTRPKYFLPVHGEHRMLVKHSETAQSMGVPAENMVIINNGDIVEVNPAGIRIAGQVPSGIELVDASRVGVVGRDVLKERQQLAEDGLVTIAATVGSNGKLVADPTVQIRGVAQSISQERFQAQVKQVITQVLSSRGAELVVSNGNGKSALDLDALKAALDQDLRRLVRREFDKRDPMLILLIQGSGVATVAQPQSQAPADPKPKVEPKTQKKSPPKIEPEPQPELQGVVTERRTRTRTTAASAS; from the coding sequence TGACTTCAAAATCTGCCAATACTGCCCTGAAAATTATCCCACTGGGGGGACTGCACGAGATCGGCAAGAACACTTGCGTTTTCGAGATTAATGACGAAATTATGCTGCTCGACGCAGGGCTAGCCTTCCCCACCGACGGTATGCATGGGGTCAATATTGTGCTGCCCGATGTCACCTATCTGCGGGAAAATCGCCACAAGATCAAGGGCATGATTGTCACCCACGGTCACGAAGACCACATTGGCGGCATTGCCTTTCACCTCAAGCAATTTGACATTCCGGTAATCTACGGTCCTCGTTTAGCGATGGCCCTTTTAGAGGGCAAGCTGGAAGAGGCTGGGATGAGCGATCGCACCGAGCTACGTCCCGTGCGCCCCCGCGAAACCGTGCGAGTGGGCAACTCTTTTCTAGTGGAATACATCCGCAACACCCACTCCATCGCCGACAGCTGCTCGGTAATCATCCACACTCCTGTGGGCATTGTCATTCACACGGGCGACTTTAAGTTTGACCACACCCCCGTCGATGGCGAAACCTTCGATATTCAGAAGTTGGCGGAGGCTGGTGAAAAGGGCGTACTGTGCCTGGTGAGTGACTCCACCAACTCTGAGGTGCCGGGGCACACCCCCTCGGAGCGATCGGTCTTCCCCAACCTTGACCGTGAGTTTGGCAAGGCCAAAGGACGACTGATGGTGACGACTTTCTCATCGTCAGTCCACCGCGTCAACATGATTTTGGAGCTAGCCCAAAAGCACAACCGTAAGGTGTTTGTGGTGGGCCGCTCGATGCTCAACGTGATTGCCCATGCCCGCGATCTGGGCTACATCAAGTGCCCAGAAAGCCTGTTTTTACCTCTCAAATCCCTGGGCCACACCGCTGATGAGAACGTGCTGATTCTCACAACTGGCTCCCAAGGCGAACCACTAGCGGCCCTGACCCGCATCGCCGAAGACTCCCACCGGCAGATCAAGATCAAGCAGGGCGATACCGTAGTGTTCTCCGCCAACCCCATCCCTGGCAACACCATTTCGGTTGTCAACACCATCGACAAGCTGATGATGCGCGGGGCCACCGTGGTCTACGGCAAAGATAAAGGCATCCACGTCTCTGGCCACGGTGCCCAGGAAGACCAAAAGTTGATGCTGGCCCTCACCCGGCCTAAGTATTTTCTGCCCGTTCACGGTGAGCACCGCATGCTGGTGAAGCACTCTGAAACCGCCCAAAGCATGGGTGTACCCGCCGAAAATATGGTGATCATCAACAACGGCGACATTGTCGAAGTCAATCCCGCTGGCATTCGCATTGCTGGTCAAGTGCCCTCGGGCATTGAGCTGGTCGATGCCTCCCGCGTTGGAGTGGTGGGCCGTGATGTGCTTAAGGAGCGGCAGCAGCTAGCTGAAGATGGCCTGGTCACTATTGCGGCCACTGTGGGCAGCAACGGCAAACTAGTAGCCGACCCCACCGTGCAAATTCGTGGAGTGGCTCAGTCGATCTCCCAAGAACGCTTCCAGGCCCAGGTGAAGCAGGTGATCACTCAGGTGCTCTCAAGTCGTGGCGCAGAGCTGGTAGTGTCTAACGGCAACGGTAAATCTGCCCTTGACCTGGATGCGCTTAAAGCAGCCCTTGACCAAGATCTGCGCCGCTTGGTCCGACGCGAGTTTGACAAGCGCGACCCCATGTTGATCCTGCTAATCCAGGGGTCTGGTGTGGCGACTGTGGCACAGCCTCAGTCCCAGGCTCCAGCTGACCCCAAACCTAAGGTTGAGCCTAAGACCCAGAAAAAATCACCGCCGAAGATTGAGCCCGAGCCCCAACCCGAGCTCCAAGGCGTGGTCACCGAGCGCCGCACCCGGACTCGGACTACGGCGGCTTCCGCTTCCTAA
- a CDS encoding Rne/Rng family ribonuclease, whose protein sequence is MPKQIVIAEQNRIAAVFSEDQIQELIVATGSHQVSDIYLGTVENVLPGIDAAFVNIGDSERNGFMHVTDLGPLKLKRSAGSITELVVPQQKVLVQIMKEPTGNKGPRLTGNISLPGRYLVLMPSGRGVNLSRRIRSESERNRLRALAILIKPAGMGLLVRTEAEGISENAIIEDLETLQKQWESIQQQALSTRPPALLNRDDDFIQRVLRDAYNAEVNRIVTDSSTGMKRVKQHLANWSDGQVPAGVLIDHHRERIPILEYFRVNAAIREALKPRVDLPSGGYIIIERTEALTVIDVNSGSFTRSATARETVLWTNCEAAAEIARQLRLRNIAGVIVVDFIDMDTRRDKLQVLEHFTKALRSDKARPQISQLSELGLVELTRKRQGQNIYELFGRPCPTCGGLGHLVHLPGEVLIDNGNEVAPRALVSGGSPAPQVAPPLPLGDAGDFDSRPDLQELDLGNHPSYQDKAGRGNNRRRRRRDPLPTRSNGKEAPVVKDNGPAPVDFKEPVETLPPLVTPKAEDEKVAPRGRGRTGGRIDSQNEPSRNRKSVVPPQVVTVEMTADEQRIYAMMGISPMVLSTQEVADPRNVVVSVVLPGQAPPEIVSLTPMEVPAEEPVEMPLVDMTEPEPALPKPSPSRVVRTRSARAQAQEADVMSPEAIAPISEPTIEPTPVAEPAPIAELNSIEVTPEAEPEESSSSVRRRRRRRSSSAGDGGDE, encoded by the coding sequence ATGCCGAAGCAGATTGTTATTGCTGAGCAAAACCGGATCGCTGCGGTTTTTTCTGAAGATCAGATTCAAGAGCTAATTGTGGCCACCGGTAGCCACCAGGTTAGCGACATTTATTTGGGCACCGTAGAAAACGTGCTGCCTGGCATCGATGCCGCCTTCGTCAATATTGGCGACAGCGAGCGCAACGGCTTTATGCACGTCACGGACTTGGGTCCTCTGAAGCTGAAGCGCAGCGCTGGCTCTATCACCGAATTAGTCGTGCCCCAGCAAAAAGTGCTGGTGCAGATCATGAAAGAGCCTACGGGCAACAAAGGGCCTCGTCTGACTGGCAACATCAGCTTGCCGGGGCGATATCTAGTCCTGATGCCCTCAGGGCGCGGGGTCAACCTATCACGGCGCATTCGCAGCGAGAGCGAGCGCAACCGCCTGCGGGCTTTAGCCATTTTAATCAAGCCAGCGGGCATGGGGCTGCTGGTGCGTACCGAAGCCGAGGGCATTAGCGAAAATGCCATCATTGAAGACTTAGAAACCCTGCAAAAGCAGTGGGAAAGCATTCAGCAGCAGGCCCTAAGCACTCGACCCCCGGCTCTGCTCAATCGCGATGACGACTTTATTCAACGGGTGCTGCGCGACGCCTACAACGCAGAAGTCAACCGCATTGTCACCGACTCCAGCACCGGCATGAAGCGGGTGAAACAACACCTGGCTAACTGGAGCGATGGCCAAGTGCCTGCCGGAGTGCTGATCGACCACCACCGCGAGCGCATTCCCATTCTGGAGTATTTTCGAGTTAACGCGGCAATTCGCGAGGCCTTGAAGCCAAGGGTAGACCTGCCCTCTGGTGGCTATATCATCATTGAGCGCACCGAGGCGCTGACGGTGATTGACGTCAACTCTGGCTCTTTTACGCGTTCTGCCACGGCTCGCGAAACCGTCCTGTGGACCAACTGCGAAGCCGCTGCTGAAATTGCCCGGCAGCTACGCCTGCGCAACATCGCCGGGGTGATTGTCGTTGACTTCATTGATATGGACACGCGGCGTGACAAGCTGCAAGTCCTTGAGCATTTCACCAAAGCCCTACGTTCTGACAAAGCTCGTCCCCAGATCTCTCAGCTGTCTGAGCTAGGCCTAGTAGAGCTGACCCGTAAGCGCCAGGGTCAAAACATTTACGAGCTGTTTGGGCGACCTTGTCCAACCTGTGGCGGTTTGGGCCATCTGGTGCATCTGCCCGGTGAGGTGCTTATAGACAATGGCAATGAAGTTGCCCCTCGTGCTTTGGTCTCTGGGGGAAGTCCGGCTCCTCAGGTGGCGCCACCACTTCCCCTTGGTGATGCAGGCGATTTTGATAGTCGTCCTGACCTGCAAGAGCTGGATTTGGGCAACCACCCTAGCTATCAAGATAAAGCGGGCCGCGGCAACAATCGCCGCCGTCGCCGCCGCGACCCTCTGCCGACCCGAAGCAACGGCAAGGAAGCACCTGTGGTGAAAGACAACGGGCCGGCCCCGGTTGACTTTAAAGAGCCGGTTGAGACATTGCCACCGCTGGTAACCCCCAAAGCTGAAGACGAAAAGGTTGCGCCCCGAGGGCGCGGACGAACTGGGGGACGCATTGATTCGCAGAACGAGCCGTCTCGGAATCGGAAGTCCGTTGTGCCTCCCCAGGTGGTAACTGTGGAAATGACCGCCGACGAGCAGCGTATCTACGCCATGATGGGCATTTCACCCATGGTTCTGTCGACCCAAGAGGTGGCTGACCCCCGCAACGTAGTAGTGTCAGTGGTGTTGCCTGGGCAGGCCCCACCAGAGATTGTGTCACTGACCCCAATGGAAGTTCCGGCTGAGGAGCCCGTTGAGATGCCGCTGGTAGATATGACAGAACCAGAGCCTGCATTGCCAAAGCCGTCTCCTAGCCGCGTGGTGCGCACGCGCTCGGCCCGTGCTCAAGCCCAGGAGGCAGATGTCATGTCTCCTGAAGCGATCGCCCCAATTTCAGAGCCGACGATCGAACCCACCCCCGTTGCTGAACCTGCTCCCATTGCCGAACTGAACTCCATAGAGGTTACCCCCGAAGCCGAGCCAGAAGAATCGTCTAGCAGCGTGCGCCGTCGCCGCCGCCGTCGTTCCTCCTCGGCTGGCGATGGTGGCGACGAGTAG